From the genome of Eucalyptus grandis isolate ANBG69807.140 chromosome 2, ASM1654582v1, whole genome shotgun sequence, one region includes:
- the LOC104433050 gene encoding alpha,alpha-trehalose-phosphate synthase [UDP-forming] 6, whose product MVSRSYSNLLELASGESPSFSRMSRRIPRIMTVPGIISDVDDDNRSEGSCSDPSSSTTQRDRIIIVANQLPIRAQRKSDGNGKGWIFNWDENSLLLQLKDGLGDNDTEFIYVGCLKDDIHPSEQDEVSQILLETFRCVPTFLPSDLFTRYYHGFCKQQLWPLFHYMLPLSPDLGGRFNRSLWQAYVSVNKIFADRIMEVINPEDDFVWVHDYHLMVLPTFLRKRFNRVKLGFFLHSPFPSSEIYKTLPIREELLRAFLNSDLIGFHTFDYARHFLSCCSRMLGLTYESKRGYIGLDYYGRTVSIKILPVGIHMGQLQSVLSLPETEAKVAELIKQFGGRGRTMLLGVDDMDIFKGISLKLLAMEQLLVQHPEYQGKVVLVQIALPARGKGKDVKEVQAETYSTVKRINETFGRPGYEPVVLIDQPLKFYERIAYYVVAECCLVTAVRDGMNLIPYEYIISRQGNEKLDEVLGLKPATPKKSMLVVSEFIGCSPSLSGAIRVNPWNIDAVADAMDCALEMAEGEKQLRHEKHYKYVSTHHVGYWARSFLHDLGRTCQDHSRRRCWGIGFGLSFRVVSLDLNFRKLVMEHIVSAYKRTTTRAILLDYDGTLMPQGSIDKKPTQKSVEILNSLCRDKNNMVFIVSARTREMLAEWFTPCRRLGIAAEHGYFLRISRDADWETCMPVADYSWKQIAEPVMNLYTETTDGSTIENKETALVWSYEDADPDFGSCQAKELLDHLESVLANEPVTVKSGQNTVEVKPQGVSKGIVAKRLLSAMQERGMMPDFVLCIGDDRSDEDMFEEITSSVANSSIAPNAEVFACTVCRKPSKAKYYLDDTAEIVRLMQGLASVSELSEHA is encoded by the exons ATGGTGTCTAGATCTTATTCGAACTTGCTGGAGCTCGCCTCCGGCGAGTCTCCGTCGTTCAGCCGGATGAGCCGGCGGATCCCGCGCATCATGACGGTTCCGGGCATCATCTCGGACGTCGACGACGACAACCGGTCGGAGGGCTCGTGCTCGGACCCGTCCTCGTCCACGACCCAACGGGACCGGATTATCATCGTGGCGAATCAGCTGCCCATCCGAGCTCAGAGGAAATCGGATGGCAACGGTAAAGGTTGGATCTTTAATTGGGATGAGAACTCGCTGCTCCTCCAGTTGAAAGATGGTTTAGGCGATAATGACACTGAGTTTATCTATGTTGGTTGTCTTAAGGATGATATCCACCCTAGCGAGCAGGATGAGGTCTCTCAAATACTACTTGAAACTTTTAGATGTGTCCCGACTTTTTTGCCCTCTGATTTGTTTACTAGATACTATCATGGGTTCTGCAAGCAACAGCTGTGGCCATTGTTCCATTACATGTTGCCTTTGTCGCCTGACCTCGGTGGTCGGTTCAACCGGTCCTTGTGGCAGGCTTATGTCTCCGTCAATAAGATTTTCGCAGATAGGATCATGGAAGTGATTAATCCAGAGGATGATTTCGTTTGGGTACACGATTACCATTTGATGGTGTTGCCGACTTTCTTGAGGAAAAGGTTCAATAGAGTGAAGCTTGGCTTCTTCCTTCACAGCCCATTCCCCTCTTCAGAGATTTACAAGACTCTGCCGATCAGGGAGGAGCTTCTGAGGGCTTTCCTGAATTCTGATTTGATAGGGTTCCACACTTTCGACTATGCACGCCATTTCCTGTCTTGTTGTAGTCGGATGCTTGGTCTTACCTATGAATCGAAGAGGGGTTATATAGGCCTGGACTATTATGGTCGGACTGTTAGTATCAAAATTCTTCCAGTTGGGATACACATGGGACAATTGCAGTCCGTTTTAAGCCTTCCCGAGACTGAAGCCAAGGTGGCCGAACTAATTAAGCAGTTTGGTGGTCGGGGTAGGACAATGTTGCTCGGTGTAGATGACATGGATATTTTTAAAGGAATTAGCTTGAAACTGTTGGCCATGGAGCAACTCCTAGTTCAACACCCGGAATATCAAGGTAaagttgttttagtgcagataGCTCTACCGGCTCGGGGCAAAGGGAAGGATGTGAAGGAAGTGCAAGCAGAAACCTATTCTACCGTGAAACGTATCAACGAAACTTTTGGCAGACCGGGTTATGAGCCAGTAGTGTTGATCGACCAGCCTCTTAAGTTTTACGAGAGAATCGCCTACTATGTTGTTGCCGAGTGTTGTTTGGTAACGGCTGTCAGGGACGGGATGAATCTCATTCCTTATGAGTACATAATCAGTCGCCAAGGAAACGAGAAACTGGATGAGGTCTTGGGTTTGAAACCTGCCACTCCTAAAAAGAGCATGCTGGTCGTCTCCGAGTTCATAGGGTGTTCGCCATCCTTGAGTGGAGCAATTAGGGTGAATCCTTGGAATATAGATGCCGTGGCTGATGCAATGGACTGTGCCTTGGAAATGGCGGAGGGGGAGAAGCAGCTCCGTCATGAAAAGCATTATAAGTATGTCAGCACGCATCATGTTGGATACTGGGCCCGCAGTTTCCTCCATGATTTGGGAAGAACGTGTCAAGATCACTCGCGCAGGAGGTGCTGGGGCATTGGGTTTGGGCTCAGTTTTAGAGTAGTTTCGCTGGATTTGAATTTCAGGAAGCTTGTCATGGAGCACATAGTGTCAGCTTACAAAAGAACCACAACGAGGGCTATACTTCTGGACTATGATGGTACTTTGATGCCTCAAGGTTCCATTGACAAGAAGCCGACTCAGAAATCGGTTGAGATCCTAAATAGTCTCTGCCGGGATAAGAACAACATGGTATTTATTGTCAGTGCTAGGACCAGGGAGATGCTAGCTGAGTGGTTCACTCCTTGCAGAAGATTAGGAATAGCTGCTGAGCACGGATACTTCTTGAG GATTAGCCGAGATGCAGATTGGGAAACATGCATGCCGGTTGCAGACTATAGCTGGAAACAGATTGCAGAACCAGTTATGAACCTCTACACCGAGACAACCGATGGCTCAACCattgaaaacaaagaaacagcACTTGTTTGGTCCTATGAAGATGCAGATCCAGACTTTGGATCGTGCCAGGCTAAGGAACTTCTTGACCATCTTGAAAGTGTGCTTGCCAATGAACCAGTGACCGTGAAGAGCGGGCAAAACACAGTGGAGGTTAAGCCACAG GGAGTGAGCAAGGGAATTGTGGCCAAGCGATTATTGTCTGCTATGCAAGAGAGGGGAATGATGCCAGATTTCGTCCTTTGCATAGGCGATGACAGATCCGATGAGGACATGTTTGAGGAGATTACTAGTTCCGTGGCCAATTCGTCCATTGCTCCCAATGCGGAGGTGTTTGCATGTACTGTTTGCCGTAAGCCAAGCAAGGCCAAGTACTATCTGGACGATACAGCGGAGATCGTCAGGCTGATGCAGGGTCTGGCTTCTGTTTCGGAGCTCTCGGAGCATGCTTAA
- the LOC104435431 gene encoding loganic acid O-methyltransferase: MAKLVPYSSLPTNGGSGSFSYQKNSYYQGLAVNVVKDKVEEAIIHKMDVERLSSTTTTINIADLGCAVGPNTFVSMQNILDCIVRKYRAQCPNREIPEFSVFFNDLPENDFNTLFRSLPKERRYFAAGVPGSFHGRLFPEASLHFVHCAVSLHWLSRIPEELLHEGSATWNKGRVHYTSAPDEVVGAYRARFAADMENFLRARAKEVVAGGLMAIITTGIPHGMPHAMLPAGVMYDLLGLALLEMAQEGVITEGQVDSFNLPIYAASPQEMREIVERDGSFSIEAMDLANPSPWLTGPVNMQEWTNHVRAAMEPLFAAHFGDQAIVDEIFDRLVRKLVERSREVESSYREKIQLYVILRRV, encoded by the exons atggcaaaGTTGGTACCTTATTCATCACTTCCAACGAATGGGGGAAGTGGAAGTTTTAGCTATCAGAAGAATTCGTACTATCAG GGACTGGCCGTAAACGTCGTGAAGGACAAAGTTGAAGAAGCGATAATCCACAAAATGGACGTGGAGAGACTCTCATCGACGACGACCACAATCAACATCGCCGATTTGGGATGCGCCGTCGGACCGAACACCTTCGTGTCCATGCAAAACATCCTCGACTGCATCGTGAGGAAGTACCGAGCCCAATGCCCTAATCGCGAAATCCCCGAATTCTCCGTCTTCTTCAACGACCTCCCGGAAAACGACTTCAACACCCTCTTCCGCTCGCTCCCCAAGGAGAGGCGGTACTTCGCGGCCGGCGTCCCGGGCTCGTTCCACGGGAGGCTGTTCCCCGAGGCTTCCCTCCATTTCGTCCACTGCGCGGTCTCACTCCACTGGCTCTCTAGGATTCCGGAGGAGCTCCTCCACGAGGGCTCTGCCACGTGGAACAAGGGGAGGGTCCACTACACGAGCGCGCCGGATGAGGTGGTGGGCGCATATAGAGCTAGGTTTGCGGCGGACATGGAGAATTTCCTGAGGGCGAGGGCGAAAGAGGTCGTGGCGGGAGGGTTGATGGCGATCATCACGACCGGCATTCCTCACGGAATGCCGCACGCTATGCTCCCAGCTGGGGTGATGTATGATCTTCTAGGGTTAGCCCTACTTGAGATGGCACAAGAG GGAGTGATAACGGAGGGACAAGTGGACTCGTTCAACTTGCCCATATACGCAGCCTCGCCGCAGGAGATGAGGGAGATCGTGGAGAGGGACGGGAGCTTCAGCATCGAGGCCATGGACTTGGCCAACCCATCGCCGTGGCTGACCGGCCCGGTGAACATGCAGGAGTGGACCAACCACGTGCGAGCCGCCATGGAGCCCCTCTTCGCCGCCCATTTCGGAGACCAAGCGATCGTGGACGAGATATTCGATCGGTTGGTGAGGAAGCTCGTGGAGCGCTCTCGCGAGGTGGAATCCAGCTACAGGGAAAAGATTCAGTTGTATGTCATCTTGAGGCGCGTTTGA
- the LOC108955804 gene encoding loganic acid O-methyltransferase-like yields the protein MGNRNPDVDSPATNGGDGKYSYSKNSQYQKLATNVLSEKLDAAIMEKFDIASLSSPSHAIQLADLGCASGPNTFIAMQNIVEILQRKFKSQCPNSRSLPEFHVFFNDKISNDFNTLFVTLPSNKPYFAAGVPGSFHSRLFPNASLHFVYSSIALHWLSKVPEKVTDRNLAAWNKGRVHYTSAPGEVVEAYAEQFAKDMGEFLRTRAEEVVSGGMVVIIMPGIPHGMPHRRVPSGLMYDLMASSLVDMVNEGLLNEDEVDSFNLPLYAPSPEEMTMLVTENGDFTIEAMELTNPSPNTKGPINVRGWMVHVRAAMEGMLAKHFDKDRIDELFDRLVRKLSDECSQELESCYTEGIQLFLILKRR from the exons atgggcAATAGAAACCCTGATGTGGATTCTCCCGCAACAAATGGAGGAGATGGAAAGTACAGCTACAGCAAAAATTCCCAATACCAG AAATTGGCTACTAACGTCTTGAGCGAAAAACTTGATGCCGCTATAATGGAGAAATTCGACATTGCAAGTCTCTCCTCTCCTTCCCATGCAATCCAACTCGCTGACCTGGGATGTGCCTCCGGTCCAAACACGTTCATAGCGATGCAAAACATCGTAGAAATCTTGCAAAGGAAGTTCAAATCTCAATGCCCTAATTCTCGAAGCTTGCCCGAGTTCCACGTGTTCTTCAACGACAAGATCTCGAATGACTTCAACACCCTCTTCGTGACCCTCCCATCTAATAAACCCTACTTTGCAGCAGGTGTTCCTGGCTCTTTCCACTCCAGATTGTTCCCCAACGCCTCCCTTCACTTCGTGTACTCCTCGATCGCGCTGCACTGGCTCTCCAAGGTCCCGGAGAAGGTGACGGACCGGAACTTGGCAGCATGGAACAAAGGTAGGGTTCACTACACTAGTGCCCCAGGAGAAGTGGTTGAAGCTTACGCAGAGCAGTTTGCAAAGGATATGGGGGAGTTTTTGAGGACCAGGGCTGAGGAAGTAGTGAGCGGAGGGATGGTGGTGATTATCATGCCGGGAATTCCGCATGGTATGCCTCATCGGCGAGTTCCAAGCGGGCTTATGTATGATCTCATGGCTTCTAGTCTCGTGGACATGGTGAATGAA GGTCTACtcaatgaagatgaagtggATTCCTTCAACTTGCCACTGTATGCACCCTCACCGGAAGAGATGACTATGCTAGTGACTGAAAATGGCGATTTCACCATTGAAGCGATGGAACTAACAAACCCATCGCCCAACACGAAAGGCCCCATCAACGTCCGCGGATGGATGGTGCACGTGAGGGCAGCAATGGAAGGTATGCTTGCGAAGCACTTCGACAAGGACAGAATCGACGAGTTGTTCGATCGATTGGTTCGGAAGCTGTCCGATGAGTGTTCTCAAGAACTTGAATCATGCTACACAGAAGGCATTCAACTCTTCCTCATTTTGAAACGCAGATAA